A portion of the Punica granatum isolate Tunisia-2019 chromosome 7, ASM765513v2, whole genome shotgun sequence genome contains these proteins:
- the LOC116214341 gene encoding signal recognition particle subunit SRP68, whose product MEVDGMKSNSGNQIAQRFSIKVLQLLKSAQMQHGLRHGDYTRYRRYCTARLRRLYKSLKLTHGRGKFTRRAITESTVTEVRFLHLLLYTAERAWSHAMEKRQLPDGPNARQRIYLIGRLRKAVKWATLFSQLCAIKGDSRTSLEAEAYASYMKGNLLFEQDQNWDIALMNFKSARAVYEELGKYGDLENQVLCRERVEELEPSIRYCLHKIGESNLQTSEFLHIGEMEGPALDLFKAKLEAVMAEARSQQAASLTELSWLGHRFPISNAKTRVAIIKAQDLEKDLHGPLADSMPAEKRLIMFDKVFAAYHDARSCIRNDLVSAGSTENMKDDLNGLDKAVNALLGQRTIERNQLLVSVAKSKLNKRRDEKNEKVTKPEELVRLYDLLLQNVADLSDLVSSGRDRRPEEVSFMEECALKSLLFRAERCFFLAWSYGLAGKRAEAYALYCHAWSLADEALRQCYTSNNSDEIMIKELKELCDECRSSSCIEHATGVIEEVKGPENLSKEISAMSLTTTGKKLEKLVDKLDVYESAVGDSSAKGVPHIEAFPPPLLSVPRNPIVLDLAYNWIDFPSLENRMKKDKKGFISRLWR is encoded by the exons ATGGAAGTCGATGGTATGAAATCCAACAGTGGAAATCAGATTGCTCAGAGATTCTCGATCAAGG TGTTGCAGCTTTTGAAATCTGCTCAGATGCAGCATGGTTTGCGTCATGGAGACTACACTCGATACCG GCGATATTGCACAGCCCGTCTTAGGCGTTTATACAAATCTCTGAAGCTCACGCATGGTCGTGGAAAATTCACTCGCCGGGCCATAACTGAATCAACTGTCACCGAAGTCAG GTTTCTTCATCTGCTTCTTTATACAGCAGAACGAGCCTGGAGCCATGCCATGGAGAAAAGACAACTTCCTGATGGTCCCAATGCACGCCAGCGCATATATTTGATAGGCAGGTTgaggaaagctgtaaaatggGCAACCTTGTTCTCACAATTGTGTGCCATTAAAGGAGATTCAAGAACATCTCTTGAAGCTGAA GCATATGCTTCATATATGAAAGGAAACCTGTTGTTCGAGCAAGATCAGAACTGGGACATTGCTTTGATGAACTTCAAAAGTGCCAG GGCTGTTTATGAAGAACTTGGTAAATATGGAGACCTAGAGAACCAAGTCTTATGCCGTGAGCGTGTTGAGGAGCTAGAACCAAGTATACGTTATTGCCTACACAAAATTGGGGAATCAAATCTGCAAACATCTGAATTCCTGCACATTGGTGAGATGGAAGGACCTGCACTAGACCTATTCAAAGCTAaattggag GCTGTCATGGCTGAAGCAAGATCCCAGCAAGCAGCATCCTTGACAGAATTATCTTGGCTTGGTCATAGGTTTCCAATATCCAATGCAAAGACTCGTGTTGCGATTATAAAGG CACAAGATCTGGAGAAAGATCTGCATGGTCCATTGGCAGACTCGATGCCTGCAGAAAAAAGGCTAATTATGTTTGACAAAGTTTTTGCTGCTTATCATGATGCAAGGAGCTGCATTCGGAATGACCTG GTCAGTGCAGGCAGTACTGAAAATATGAAGGATGATTTGAATGGTCTCGATAAAGCTGTTAATGCTTTATTAGGCCAGAGAACCATTGAACGCAACCAGCTGTTGGTCAGCGTGGCGAAGAGCAAACTTAATAAGCGCCGtgatgaaaaaaatgagaaagttACAAAGCCTGAAGAGCTTGTTCGGTTGTATGATCTCTTATTACAG AATGTGGCTGATCTTTCTGATCTGGTTAGTTCTGGGAGAGACAGGAGACCCGAAGAAGTTTCATTCATGGAGGAGTGTGCACTCAAAAGCTTATTATTCCGAGCAGAGAG GTGCTTTTTCTTGGCGTGGTCTTATGGTTTGGCTGGGAAGAGGGCTGAAGCTTATGCTCTGTACTGTCATGCTTGGTCCCTAGCAGATGAGGCTCTTCGACAATGTTATACTTCAAATAATAGTGACGAG ATAATGATAAAAGAGTTGAAGGAGTTATGCGACGAGTGCAGATCTAGTAGCTGCATAGAGCATGCAACTGGGGTAATAGAGGAAGTCAAGGGTCCAGAAAATCTGTCAAAAGAAATTTCTGCCATGTCATTGACCACAACTGGCAAGAAG TTGGAGAAACTAGTGGACAAACTGGATGTGTATGAATCAGCTGTTGGTGATTCAAGTGCGAAAGGAGTGCCGCACATTGAAGCCTTCCCTCCTCCCTTATTGTCAGTGCCTCGTAATCCCATTGTTCTGGACCTTGCTTATAACTGGATCGACTTTCCATCTCTTGAGAATCGGATGAAGAAAGACAAGAAGGGCTTCATAAGTAGGCTGTGGCGGTGA